A window from Verrucomicrobiia bacterium encodes these proteins:
- a CDS encoding amidase has translation MIPSELQTSEGPTDSASRSATTGSVARSSRRRFLATAGRWVAPTVAVMTARAASASTGVRYLASKHKTDVLTESSATRLAELIREKKVSAVELVNAYIERIERVNPHLNAVVTKSYERALQEAHAADTALAQGRLLGPLHGVPMTVKDSIDTAGVRTTWGTLGRFDHVPDKDATVVARSRAAGAILLGKTNTPEFTIGSGSYSVGTSMNLVFGLTRNPYDTRRSAAGSSGGAGAIVAAHGTGFDIGSDFGGSIRSPCHNNGIAGIKATAGRVSRTGHSVDYGGIYDSQQQLGPMARRVEDLILLTPLMAGPDSLDAALVPAPFRDAAAVDLKGLKVAFFSDVEGHHKSTPETVATVTRAARALQSACRSVEESAPDEYVAIWALYPKLRFADSSQWIKRIADRVGTNFPAAGRRFDGPMLTVPELSALIEERDRLKRKYLQWFQKYDVLICPTNASPARVIGEDAAPGAGYTTIYNLTGWPSVVVRCGSAGELPIGLQVVARPFREDVAFAVAEHLESVFGGWRPPAI, from the coding sequence ATGATTCCCTCCGAATTGCAGACCTCTGAAGGGCCCACAGACAGCGCCTCACGAAGCGCGACGACGGGCTCCGTGGCGCGGTCCAGTCGCCGGCGGTTCCTGGCAACCGCGGGGCGCTGGGTGGCGCCTACGGTGGCCGTGATGACAGCACGGGCCGCTTCGGCTTCGACCGGCGTGCGTTACCTGGCCTCGAAGCACAAGACCGATGTTCTGACCGAGAGTTCCGCCACGCGGCTGGCCGAACTGATCCGGGAGAAGAAGGTGTCGGCGGTTGAGCTGGTGAACGCCTACATCGAGCGGATCGAGCGGGTGAATCCGCACCTCAACGCCGTGGTGACGAAGTCGTATGAGCGGGCGCTTCAGGAGGCGCACGCGGCGGACACGGCGCTGGCGCAGGGAAGGTTACTCGGACCGCTGCACGGGGTGCCGATGACCGTGAAGGATTCGATCGACACTGCGGGCGTGCGGACGACCTGGGGGACGCTGGGGCGGTTCGATCATGTGCCTGACAAGGACGCGACCGTGGTGGCGCGGTCCCGGGCGGCGGGGGCGATTCTGTTGGGGAAGACCAACACCCCTGAGTTCACGATTGGGAGCGGTTCCTACTCGGTGGGCACGTCGATGAACCTGGTGTTCGGATTGACGCGCAACCCATACGACACGCGACGCAGCGCGGCGGGGAGCAGCGGCGGCGCGGGGGCGATCGTGGCGGCGCACGGGACCGGGTTCGACATCGGGAGCGACTTTGGCGGGAGCATCCGGTCTCCATGCCACAACAACGGGATTGCGGGCATCAAGGCCACGGCGGGGCGGGTGTCACGGACGGGTCATTCCGTGGACTACGGTGGGATCTACGACAGCCAGCAGCAGCTTGGACCGATGGCGCGCCGGGTGGAGGATTTGATCCTGCTGACTCCCTTGATGGCCGGGCCGGACTCGCTGGACGCGGCGCTGGTGCCGGCGCCGTTCCGGGATGCGGCGGCGGTGGATCTGAAGGGGTTGAAGGTCGCGTTCTTCTCCGATGTCGAGGGGCATCACAAGTCGACGCCGGAGACGGTGGCCACCGTGACCCGCGCGGCGCGGGCATTGCAGTCGGCGTGCCGGTCGGTCGAGGAATCGGCTCCGGACGAGTATGTGGCCATCTGGGCGCTGTATCCGAAGCTGCGGTTTGCGGACAGCAGCCAGTGGATCAAGCGGATTGCGGACCGGGTGGGAACGAACTTTCCGGCGGCCGGGCGGCGGTTCGACGGGCCGATGCTGACGGTGCCCGAGCTGAGTGCGTTGATCGAGGAACGGGACCGGCTGAAGCGGAAGTATCTCCAGTGGTTTCAGAAGTACGATGTCCTGATCTGTCCCACCAACGCCTCTCCAGCCCGAGTGATCGGTGAGGACGCAGCGCCCGGAGCCGGTTACACGACGATCTACAACCTCACCGGCTGGCCTTCGGTGGTGGTGCGTTGCGGGTCGGCCGGTGAACTGCCGATCGGACTGCAAGTGGTGGCGAGGCCGTTCCGGGAGGACGTGGCCTTTGCGGTGGCGGAGCACCTCGAGTCCGTGTTTGGCGGATGGCGGCCCCCGGCGATTTGA
- a CDS encoding amidase — translation MKPNSLLLAGLLMAVGPVAPAAHRFDLATATIADIQKAIDHGALSSEKLVELYLARIDAYDRKGPKINSVITMNPKAIEEARALDRERLETGRRSPLHGIPVVIKDLIDMEGLPTTAGFTPFGSPIPERDAGVVARVKAAGGIILAKVATVNWFGNDGFSTTHPIGATLNPYNALHQPGGSSNGTGAAIAAYFAAVGIGTDTGGSVQNPAAYCSLVGMVASQGLSSRTGIVPRGPTHDRAGPMTRSVYDTAVLLAAMSGWDAEDLDTYQGIGHFPKFEWVSQLTRTNLVGLRIGVLREMVSTAPEDAPARVLFERAVEDLRKGGAQIVDPVLTGIDIRHQSSGAVSSVASYEMISSGDVYLSRLGPNRPYKTMAEFIAKVGPEKFSERYVNGLTLPPPDETEDFHARFRARKAVRDLIEGLIDRHDLDAFVLLYRSTPPLANAPSGPAAPVVPSLNNLTSTTGLPGIIMPGGYTSDNLPVGIQFVGKMFDDLKLLRVAHAYEQVSRRRKTPESTPPLPGESFEYNNLNLSRR, via the coding sequence ATGAAGCCCAACTCACTCCTCCTGGCCGGCCTGTTGATGGCCGTCGGACCGGTCGCCCCGGCGGCGCATCGGTTCGATCTGGCCACCGCCACCATCGCCGACATTCAGAAGGCCATCGACCACGGGGCGTTGTCCTCGGAGAAGCTGGTCGAACTGTATCTCGCCCGGATCGATGCCTATGACCGGAAGGGACCGAAGATCAATTCGGTCATCACCATGAATCCGAAGGCCATCGAGGAGGCCCGGGCCCTGGATCGCGAGCGGCTTGAGACGGGACGCCGGTCGCCGCTGCATGGGATCCCGGTGGTGATCAAGGACCTGATCGACATGGAGGGGTTGCCGACCACGGCGGGATTCACACCGTTCGGCAGTCCGATTCCCGAGCGGGATGCGGGGGTGGTTGCCCGGGTGAAGGCGGCGGGCGGGATCATTCTGGCCAAGGTGGCGACGGTGAACTGGTTTGGGAACGACGGGTTCAGCACGACGCATCCAATCGGGGCGACGCTGAATCCCTACAACGCGCTGCATCAGCCGGGCGGTTCCAGCAATGGAACAGGCGCGGCGATCGCGGCGTACTTCGCCGCGGTGGGGATCGGGACGGACACCGGGGGATCGGTTCAGAACCCGGCGGCCTACTGCAGTCTGGTGGGGATGGTGGCGTCGCAGGGATTGAGCAGCCGGACGGGCATCGTGCCGCGCGGACCGACTCATGACCGGGCGGGTCCGATGACCCGGAGTGTGTATGACACCGCGGTGCTGCTGGCGGCGATGTCGGGCTGGGACGCGGAGGATCTGGACACCTACCAGGGCATCGGGCACTTCCCGAAGTTCGAGTGGGTGAGCCAGTTGACGAGGACGAATCTGGTAGGACTGCGCATCGGGGTGCTGCGGGAGATGGTCAGCACGGCCCCGGAAGATGCGCCGGCCCGGGTGCTGTTTGAACGGGCGGTCGAGGACTTGAGGAAGGGCGGGGCGCAGATTGTGGATCCGGTGCTGACCGGCATCGACATCCGGCATCAGTCGTCGGGGGCGGTCAGCAGTGTGGCCAGTTACGAGATGATCTCCTCGGGGGACGTGTATCTCAGCCGGCTCGGGCCCAACCGGCCGTACAAGACGATGGCCGAGTTCATCGCGAAGGTGGGTCCGGAGAAATTCAGCGAGCGGTATGTCAACGGGCTGACGCTGCCGCCACCGGACGAGACGGAGGATTTCCACGCCCGGTTCCGGGCCCGGAAGGCGGTTCGCGACCTGATCGAGGGATTGATCGACCGGCACGACCTGGACGCCTTCGTGCTGCTGTACCGCTCGACGCCTCCGCTGGCGAACGCGCCGTCGGGTCCGGCGGCGCCGGTGGTGCCGTCGCTCAACAACCTGACCTCCACCACCGGGTTGCCGGGGATCATCATGCCGGGCGGCTACACGAGCGACAATCTGCCGGTGGGAATCCAGTTCGTCGGGAAGATGTTCGACGACCTGAAGCTGCTGCGGGTCGCCCACGCGTACGAGCAGGTCAGCCGGCGCCGGAAGACGCCTGAGAGCACCCCGCCTCTGCCGGGTGAGTCGTTCGAGTACAACAACCTCAATCTCTCCCGGCGATGA
- a CDS encoding amidase: MSDTILRKTGGIGRLGLMAGLALAVLGPREGLAEVDLSTATIADLQRAMDAGTLTSERLVRLYLARIEAYDKKGPALNTVLALNPRAVEIARELDAERREKGPRSPLHGIPILAKDVFDTVEMPTSGGFKPMATSQPVRDSFVIARLRKAGAIILAKLNQSDWYGVAPTGGSTLGGQVLSPYNPRKFAGGSSSGTGAAMAAWFGTVGLGSDTGGSIVIPATLNNNVGISSTHGLVSRTGMMWSSPMQENGGPMGRSVYDCAAVLDAIAGFDPADLVTLQSLGKIPDQPYTSFVSAEGLVGARIGVLREMFRSGEQHREGLALMDQTLADLRAGGAVLVDPVRTGIHLIEAQVHAGSATFERAFAIDHYLAGLGPNAPIRSVKEMIEKGGDIVKPTIIEAAKIESLDHHKELFAAIRQKDMIRSALVGLMDQFRLDALVLPFRTMITEEIPVGTNRPPDIRNNLSSYTGLPTIIVPGGFFPSDGMPFGVQLLGRPFSEPTLIRVASGYEARTRHRRAPASTPPLAGEILAY, from the coding sequence ATGAGCGATACCATCTTGCGGAAGACGGGCGGAATCGGGCGGCTGGGCCTGATGGCGGGTCTGGCGCTGGCGGTGTTGGGGCCTCGGGAGGGGCTGGCTGAAGTGGACCTTTCGACGGCCACCATCGCCGACCTGCAACGGGCGATGGACGCCGGGACACTGACCTCGGAGCGGCTGGTCCGGTTGTATCTCGCGCGCATCGAGGCCTACGACAAGAAGGGGCCTGCTCTGAACACGGTGCTGGCTTTGAATCCGAGGGCGGTTGAGATCGCCCGAGAACTCGATGCCGAACGGCGCGAGAAGGGGCCGCGGTCGCCGCTGCACGGGATTCCGATCCTGGCCAAGGACGTCTTCGACACGGTCGAGATGCCCACCAGTGGCGGGTTCAAGCCGATGGCGACTTCGCAGCCGGTGCGCGACTCGTTCGTCATCGCCCGGTTGCGCAAGGCGGGCGCCATCATCCTGGCGAAGCTGAATCAATCCGACTGGTACGGTGTGGCGCCCACGGGTGGCAGCACCCTTGGGGGACAGGTGCTGAGTCCGTACAATCCCCGGAAGTTTGCCGGGGGTTCGAGTTCGGGAACGGGCGCCGCGATGGCCGCCTGGTTCGGCACGGTGGGCCTCGGGTCCGACACCGGCGGATCGATCGTCATCCCGGCCACCCTCAACAACAACGTCGGCATCTCCTCGACGCACGGGCTGGTCAGCCGGACCGGCATGATGTGGAGCTCGCCGATGCAGGAGAACGGGGGGCCGATGGGAAGGTCGGTGTACGATTGCGCGGCGGTGCTGGACGCGATTGCCGGGTTCGATCCGGCGGATCTGGTGACGCTGCAAAGTCTGGGGAAGATCCCGGACCAGCCCTACACCTCGTTCGTTTCGGCGGAGGGATTGGTGGGTGCCCGGATCGGGGTGTTGCGGGAGATGTTTCGGAGCGGCGAACAACACCGCGAGGGACTGGCACTGATGGACCAGACCCTGGCGGATCTTCGGGCCGGCGGGGCCGTGTTGGTGGATCCGGTTCGCACCGGGATTCATTTGATCGAAGCCCAGGTGCACGCCGGTTCGGCCACCTTCGAGAGGGCCTTTGCCATCGACCACTATCTCGCCGGACTCGGTCCCAATGCACCGATCCGATCGGTGAAGGAGATGATTGAAAAGGGCGGCGACATCGTGAAGCCGACCATCATCGAGGCGGCGAAGATCGAGTCGCTGGACCATCACAAGGAGCTGTTCGCCGCGATCCGGCAGAAGGACATGATCCGCAGCGCGCTGGTGGGGTTGATGGACCAGTTCCGGCTGGATGCGCTGGTCCTGCCGTTCCGGACGATGATCACCGAGGAGATTCCGGTGGGAACCAACCGGCCGCCGGACATCCGGAACAACCTCAGTTCCTACACCGGTCTTCCCACGATCATCGTGCCTGGCGGCTTCTTCCCTTCGGACGGCATGCCGTTCGGGGTGCAGCTCCTCGGCAGGCCGTTTTCGGAGCCCACGCTGATCCGGGTCGCCTCGGGGTACGAGGCACGGACGCGACATCGCCGGGCCCCGGCGAGCACGCCGCCGCTGGCGGGGGAGATCCTGGCGTATTGA
- a CDS encoding asparaginase, with protein MRTLQRTWAVWGLACAVGAGAWLPAGTALAEELPRVALFTTGGTIQSRGDHRQKLTEYSDSRVTPIELLEDLPELRSLARIELTEISNIGSGNMTTELMLRLARGLNAALARPGVAGAVVTHGTGSLEETAYFLHLTVRSDKPVVVVGAMRPWSAISRDGPLNLYNAVRTATTPEARGRGVLVLLNDTIHSARFVTKGNTTRVETFVSREIGPLGYADSDRVVFYRSPLTRHTTRSEFDVSSITNLPPVEIVYGYQEASRVPLDALVASGVAGVVTADMPPGVALSVQGALSKGVVIVRSDRKGSGRVLHTERQAGRGIVTADNLNPQKARILLRLALSQTRDPRELQRIFHEY; from the coding sequence ATGAGAACCCTTCAACGAACGTGGGCGGTGTGGGGGCTCGCCTGTGCGGTGGGCGCGGGCGCCTGGCTCCCGGCTGGAACGGCGCTGGCGGAGGAGTTGCCGAGGGTGGCGCTCTTCACCACCGGCGGAACGATCCAGAGCAGGGGCGATCACCGCCAGAAGCTGACGGAGTACAGCGACAGCCGGGTGACTCCCATCGAGCTGCTGGAGGATCTGCCGGAGCTGCGATCGCTGGCCCGGATCGAGTTGACCGAGATCAGCAACATCGGCAGCGGGAACATGACGACCGAGCTGATGCTGCGCCTGGCGCGCGGTCTCAACGCGGCGCTGGCGCGGCCCGGTGTGGCCGGGGCGGTGGTGACGCACGGGACGGGGTCCCTGGAGGAGACGGCGTACTTCCTTCATCTGACCGTGCGATCGGACAAGCCGGTTGTGGTGGTCGGTGCCATGCGCCCGTGGTCCGCCATCAGCCGCGACGGTCCGCTGAATCTCTACAATGCCGTCCGGACGGCGACGACACCCGAGGCGAGGGGGCGCGGTGTGCTGGTGTTGTTGAACGACACCATCCATTCGGCCCGGTTCGTGACCAAGGGAAACACCACGCGGGTGGAGACCTTCGTATCGCGGGAGATCGGGCCGCTGGGGTACGCGGATTCCGACCGGGTGGTGTTCTACCGGTCTCCTCTGACGCGGCACACGACACGGTCGGAGTTCGATGTGTCGTCGATCACCAATCTGCCGCCGGTCGAGATCGTGTACGGGTATCAGGAGGCGTCGCGGGTGCCGCTCGACGCGCTGGTGGCCTCCGGGGTGGCCGGGGTGGTGACGGCGGACATGCCGCCGGGCGTGGCGCTGTCCGTGCAGGGTGCGTTGTCGAAGGGCGTCGTCATCGTGCGCAGCGACCGCAAGGGATCGGGTCGCGTGCTGCACACCGAACGTCAGGCCGGACGCGGGATCGTCACGGCGGACAATCTCAATCCGCAGAAGGCGCGGATTCTGCTGCGTCTCGCCCTGAGCCAGACCCGGGATCCCCGGGAACTCCAACGGATCTTCCATGAATACTGA
- a CDS encoding asparaginase yields the protein MNTETFGLRVAGAPISRRRVLTSLGLGVPAAAGWARQALTQEIPPGLPPGVKLPHVVLVSLGGTIASRGDTRLNLNNYGGPGNRVGPEVWIEALPELARIARVTPVDLRPPEEPAGTRGGMTADHLFKAAARIQGLADDPAVDGLVVTHGTNTMAETGWLMNLVLNTRKPVVFVGAQRPWTGISGDGPLNLCDAVRVAAAPAAAGKGVLHVMNQNINTIRDVMKTNAYRVDTFRSPDLGVLGSVDPDRVVFYMEPLQRHTYRSEFHLARLPSPPVLPAVEVLYAYMESPGYLVDALVGHGVKGIVIDGTGAGSPGGGQSEALKRAQEKGVVVVATARTRGGRVQDTPRRREAGIVPGDNLQPEKARILLQFALTTPRSPDDLQRIFREY from the coding sequence ATGAATACTGAAACTTTCGGACTCCGTGTTGCCGGGGCGCCCATCAGCCGCCGCCGGGTGCTGACTTCGCTGGGACTGGGGGTGCCTGCCGCGGCCGGATGGGCGCGGCAGGCGCTTACCCAGGAGATCCCGCCTGGACTGCCTCCGGGAGTGAAGCTCCCGCACGTCGTGCTGGTTTCTCTCGGGGGCACGATCGCCAGCCGCGGAGACACCCGGCTCAACCTCAACAACTACGGCGGCCCCGGGAACCGCGTGGGCCCCGAAGTCTGGATCGAGGCGCTGCCGGAGCTGGCGAGGATCGCCCGGGTCACCCCTGTCGATTTGCGTCCGCCGGAGGAACCGGCTGGGACGCGGGGCGGGATGACGGCGGATCACCTGTTCAAGGCTGCGGCGAGGATTCAGGGGCTGGCGGACGATCCGGCTGTGGACGGCCTAGTGGTGACGCACGGGACCAACACCATGGCGGAGACGGGGTGGTTGATGAACCTCGTTCTGAACACCCGCAAGCCGGTCGTGTTTGTCGGGGCGCAACGGCCATGGACCGGGATCAGCGGGGACGGTCCGTTGAACCTGTGTGACGCAGTGCGGGTGGCGGCCGCTCCGGCGGCGGCGGGGAAGGGGGTGCTTCACGTGATGAACCAGAACATCAACACCATCCGCGACGTGATGAAGACCAACGCGTACCGGGTGGACACCTTCCGCAGTCCGGACCTGGGCGTGCTGGGATCCGTCGATCCGGACCGGGTCGTGTTCTACATGGAACCTCTTCAGCGGCACACGTACCGGTCGGAGTTTCACCTGGCGCGACTTCCATCGCCGCCGGTGCTGCCGGCGGTGGAAGTGCTGTACGCCTACATGGAATCACCCGGCTACCTGGTGGACGCGCTGGTGGGTCACGGGGTGAAAGGGATCGTGATCGACGGCACCGGGGCGGGCAGTCCCGGGGGCGGCCAGTCCGAGGCCCTCAAGCGTGCCCAGGAGAAGGGCGTGGTTGTGGTGGCCACGGCCCGCACCCGGGGCGGCCGCGTTCAGGACACCCCACGCCGGCGCGAGGCGGGGATTGTGCCCGGAGACAATCTCCAGCCGGAGAAGGCGCGCATCCTCCTTCAATTCGCACTGACCACCCCCCGTTCCCCCGATGACCTCCAACGCATCTTCCGTGAGTACTGA
- a CDS encoding amidase gives MSTERRVLPGRRLLILVALLGGALLPGTSATLAGTTFDLSRATVADMQAAMGAGALTSEKLVGMYLRRIEAYDRQGPSIRAVLNLNPKAIDTARALDVERRERGPRGPLHGIPVIVKDVFDTFDMPTTGGFKAMADAQPPKDAFVVARLREAGAIILAKVNQSDWYGATDIVASSSLGGSSLNPHALDRTPGWSSSGTSAGLAAWFSPLGLGSETGFSIRTPTSDGNLFGLSTTSGLISRDGQMWSYITGERGGPMARSVYDVAVMLEAIAGFDSADLWTARSLGKMPMQPYTDFVVTNGLRGARLGVLKEAYDFSPVENGAAEMFERAYAAMESAGARLVRDVSLGIDLPKYLREGSPSRFERIEAINRYLARQGPDARFRNVGEMMANTIHPVRPEIIAAAAKPRDLDRDPEYRAVLEAKEALRERVVELMDRYRLDALIYPHKLHGPLVIGPRSAPTSQYTPNQLSPVTGLPAFVAPAGFTPQELPIGIEILGRPWSEPQLIRLAAGFEAVYPQLRPPASTPPIEGETFTY, from the coding sequence GTGAGTACTGAACGCCGGGTCCTCCCGGGACGCCGCCTCCTCATTCTCGTCGCCCTGCTGGGTGGGGCGCTCCTGCCGGGGACCAGCGCGACCCTGGCGGGAACGACCTTCGACCTGTCCCGCGCGACGGTGGCCGACATGCAGGCTGCCATGGGGGCCGGGGCGCTGACCTCGGAGAAGCTGGTGGGGATGTATCTGCGACGGATCGAGGCGTACGACCGGCAGGGACCGTCCATCCGGGCCGTACTCAATCTCAATCCGAAGGCGATCGACACGGCCCGGGCGCTGGATGTGGAGAGGCGGGAACGGGGTCCTCGCGGACCGCTGCATGGGATTCCGGTGATTGTGAAGGACGTGTTCGACACCTTCGACATGCCGACCACGGGCGGGTTCAAGGCGATGGCCGACGCGCAACCGCCGAAAGATGCGTTCGTTGTGGCCAGGCTGCGCGAGGCCGGCGCGATCATCCTGGCCAAGGTCAATCAGAGCGACTGGTACGGGGCGACCGACATCGTGGCCAGCAGCAGCCTCGGGGGATCGAGTCTCAATCCCCATGCGCTGGATCGCACGCCCGGCTGGTCGAGCAGCGGGACCTCGGCGGGGTTGGCGGCATGGTTTTCTCCGCTGGGTCTGGGCAGCGAGACCGGGTTTTCGATCCGGACGCCGACGTCCGACGGCAACCTGTTCGGGCTATCCACGACATCGGGATTAATCAGCCGGGACGGGCAGATGTGGAGCTACATCACGGGCGAGCGGGGCGGTCCGATGGCGCGTTCGGTGTACGACGTGGCGGTGATGCTCGAAGCGATCGCCGGGTTCGATTCGGCGGATTTGTGGACGGCGCGGAGTCTGGGGAAGATGCCGATGCAGCCGTACACGGATTTCGTCGTGACGAACGGGCTGCGCGGGGCGCGGTTGGGCGTGCTGAAGGAGGCGTACGATTTCAGTCCGGTCGAGAACGGGGCGGCGGAGATGTTCGAGCGGGCGTATGCGGCGATGGAGTCGGCGGGAGCGCGACTGGTGCGCGATGTGAGCCTGGGGATCGATCTGCCGAAGTATCTGCGCGAGGGGTCCCCCAGCCGGTTCGAGCGGATTGAGGCCATCAACCGCTATCTCGCCCGCCAGGGCCCGGACGCCAGGTTCAGGAACGTCGGCGAGATGATGGCCAACACGATCCATCCGGTGCGTCCGGAGATCATTGCGGCCGCCGCGAAGCCGCGGGATCTGGACCGCGATCCCGAGTACCGGGCCGTGCTCGAAGCCAAGGAGGCATTGCGGGAGCGGGTGGTGGAACTGATGGATCGATACCGCCTCGACGCCCTCATCTATCCGCACAAGCTGCACGGTCCGCTGGTCATTGGTCCGAGGAGCGCGCCGACCAGCCAGTACACGCCGAATCAGCTCAGCCCGGTCACCGGGTTGCCGGCCTTTGTCGCTCCGGCCGGGTTCACGCCGCAGGAGCTGCCGATCGGCATCGAGATCCTCGGGCGCCCGTGGTCGGAGCCGCAGTTGATCCGGTTGGCGGCGGGTTTCGAGGCGGTGTACCCGCAGTTGCGCCCGCCGGCCAGCACCCCGCCGATCGAGGGGGAGACTTTCACCTACTAA
- a CDS encoding amidase — MTQTLESPVRRARSRRDLFRTLPGMMALAATAGGARAARAVTGLPSGPARKHDGDLTAMSAMALAKAIRRKEVSAEEAVRAYLGRIERVNPSINAVVTLCADRALLEARLADERLAKGLPVGPLHGVPMTIKDSLDTAGVRTTGGTLGWLTRVPDQDATAVARLRAAGAILLGKTNTPEWTLGSPGLRGLGTTVNVLFGVSRNPYNPARSCGGSSGGSGAITAACGAAFDIGSDFGGSIRNPAHCNGVAGIKPTSGRVPRTGHVVGFGGVYDSYQQLGPLARWVEDIHPILSIISGPDDDDAAIAPMPMGDPATVKVGALRVAFFTDVNGYHGPSAETVAMVRSAAKVLQEAGCVVEESAPSGYLETYALLPQVRDADGGAWLGRVNRRVGTHPPSPGRVFDGPMRSVPEFETLLEQQDEMRSRLQTWFSRYDLLVCPTDASPARVIGERAPATTSYRSLFNVTGWPALIVRAGTSPEGMPLGLQIVARPWREDVAVAAGLHLEAAMGGWTRPGLLAG, encoded by the coding sequence ATGACCCAGACCCTTGAATCCCCTGTCCGGCGTGCGCGGAGCCGTCGTGACCTGTTTCGAACCCTTCCCGGCATGATGGCCCTGGCGGCCACGGCCGGGGGCGCACGGGCGGCCCGTGCGGTGACCGGCCTGCCATCGGGTCCGGCGCGCAAGCATGACGGCGATCTCACTGCGATGTCGGCGATGGCGCTGGCGAAGGCGATCCGGCGGAAGGAAGTCTCGGCGGAGGAGGCGGTGCGGGCGTATCTCGGCCGGATTGAGCGGGTGAACCCGTCCATCAATGCCGTGGTGACCCTGTGCGCGGACCGGGCGTTGCTGGAGGCGCGACTGGCGGACGAGCGGCTGGCGAAGGGCCTGCCGGTGGGGCCGCTGCATGGCGTGCCCATGACGATCAAGGACTCCCTCGACACGGCGGGGGTTCGAACGACTGGCGGCACCCTGGGGTGGTTGACCCGGGTGCCGGACCAGGACGCCACGGCGGTGGCGCGATTGCGCGCCGCCGGGGCGATCCTGCTGGGGAAGACCAACACACCGGAGTGGACGTTGGGGAGCCCCGGGCTGCGCGGACTGGGGACCACGGTCAACGTCCTCTTCGGGGTCAGCCGCAATCCCTACAACCCGGCGCGCTCCTGTGGTGGAAGCAGCGGCGGATCGGGGGCGATCACCGCCGCGTGCGGGGCCGCCTTCGACATTGGGAGCGACTTTGGCGGCAGCATTCGGAATCCGGCCCACTGCAACGGTGTGGCGGGGATCAAGCCCACCTCGGGGCGGGTGCCGCGGACCGGGCACGTGGTCGGGTTCGGCGGGGTGTACGACAGCTATCAGCAGTTGGGGCCGCTGGCACGGTGGGTCGAGGACATCCATCCCATTCTCTCGATCATCTCCGGTCCGGACGACGACGACGCGGCGATTGCGCCGATGCCGATGGGGGATCCGGCGACGGTGAAGGTCGGGGCGTTGCGGGTGGCGTTCTTCACTGACGTGAATGGATACCACGGACCGAGTGCCGAGACGGTGGCCATGGTGCGGTCGGCGGCGAAGGTGCTGCAGGAGGCGGGGTGCGTGGTCGAGGAATCCGCCCCGTCGGGATACCTCGAGACCTACGCCCTGCTGCCGCAGGTGCGGGATGCGGACGGCGGGGCCTGGCTGGGCCGGGTGAACCGCCGGGTGGGCACGCATCCGCCGTCTCCGGGGCGGGTGTTCGACGGTCCGATGCGGTCGGTGCCGGAATTCGAGACCCTGCTGGAGCAGCAGGACGAAATGCGGTCCCGGCTGCAGACCTGGTTTTCGAGGTACGACCTGCTGGTATGTCCGACCGACGCCTCGCCGGCGCGGGTGATTGGCGAGCGGGCGCCGGCGACCACCAGTTATCGGAGCCTGTTCAATGTCACCGGATGGCCGGCCTTGATTGTCCGGGCCGGGACGTCACCGGAGGGCATGCCGCTGGGTTTGCAGATTGTGGCGCGGCCCTGGCGTGAGGACGTGGCCGTCGCGGCCGGCCTGCATCTGGAGGCGGCGATGGGCGGCTGGACCCGGCCGGGACTGCTGGCTGGCTGA